One Cicer arietinum cultivar CDC Frontier isolate Library 1 chromosome 8, Cicar.CDCFrontier_v2.0, whole genome shotgun sequence DNA segment encodes these proteins:
- the LOC101493819 gene encoding probable cyclic nucleotide-gated ion channel 20, chloroplastic isoform X2 codes for MAEFEKEEMQMISDTNPKPSNEPDDSKSKNFLPRMRSVSISIPMIPIDPYERDTNLKGHTGPLRSQRKTPFIPMSGPLYVTNRGENLFGQNIMAPRSGTIENKTEKFPLCGMNEDDLQNKYAAKNEHLVRSGQLGMCNDPYCTTCPTYFKATQQRDSKTYGLFNPKKFQNALYGDAKDWARRIFAFLIPHVPRVMNPHNKLVQQWNKFFAICCLVAIFVDPLFFFLLSVNKINKCIVINTTMTTVLVLLRSMNDFIHFLNIILQFRLAYVAPESRVVGAGELVDNPKKIALHYLQTYFLFDLFVVLPLPQIMILFVLPTHLGSSRANYAKNLLRAVVLAQAIPRLCRFIPMLISPTRFIFESAWASFFINLSTFMLSGHVVGSWWYLFGLQRVNQCLRNACKTTTYFVECSKFMDCGHGGNEENQNESNWIHWKKNSNASACFTEDGFEYGIYLKAVNLTTKHNVFTRYVYSSYWGFQQISTLAGNLSPSYFVWEVLFTMGIIGLGLLLFALLIGNIQNFLQALGRRRLEMSLRQRDVEQWMSHRRLEENLRRRVRQAERYNWAATRGVNEEILMENLPEDLQRDIRRHLFNFVKKGRIFSLMDDPILDAICDRLRQKIYIKGSKILYDGGLVEKVVFIVRGRLESIGEDGNRVPLSEGSVCGEELLTWCLEHPLGNKVCGKTRIPRQRLVSNRTVLCLTNVEAFSLKATDLEEVTTLFARFLRRPAVQGAIRYESPYWRCLAATRIQVAWRYRKKRLCRAYTSQSNNEPSN; via the exons ATGGCTGAGTTTGAGAAAGAGGAAATGCAAATGATATCAGATACTAATCCAAAACCATCAAATGAACCTGATGATTCTAAATCCAAGAATTTTCTACCTAGGATGCGAAGCGTATCGATTTCTATTCCGATGATTCCTATAGATCCATATGAAAGAGATACTAATCTTAAGGGACACACTGGTCCCTTAAGGAGTCAAAGAAAAACTCCATTTATTCCAATGAGTGGTCCATTATATGTTACTAATAGAGGCGAAAATCTTTTCGGGCAGAATATAATGGCGCCAAGGAGCGGCACGATCGAAAATAAGACAGAAAAGTTTCCTCTATGTGGCATGAATGAAGATGACTTGCAGAACAAGTATGCTGCTAAAAATGAACATTTGGTAAGGTCTGGTCAATTGGGAATGTGTAATGATCCTTATTGTACAACTTGTCCAACTTACTTCAAGGCTACTCAACAAAGGGATTCAAAAACTTATGGTTTATTCAATCCTAAGAAG tTTCAGAATGCTCTCTATGGAGATGCCAAGGATTGGGCTAGAAGAATTTTTGCTTTTTTGATTCCACATGTACCTAGAGTTATGAACCCTCATAATAAACTTGTACAACAATGGAATAAATTTTTTGCAATTTGTTGCTTGGTGGCAATTTTTGTGGATCCATTATTTTTCTTCCTGCTTTCTGTGAATAAG ATAAATAAATGTATTGTTATTAACACAACTATGACAACAGTGCTTGTTTTACTCAGAAGTATGAATGATTTCATACATTTCCTAAATATTATTCTTCAG TTTAGGTTGGCTTATGTGGCACCTGAGTCTAGGGTGGTTGGTGCTGGAGAGTTAGTTGACAATCCTAAGAAAATAGCTCTTCATTATCttcaaacatattttctttttgacttGTTTGTTGTACTTCCACTTCCTCAA ATAATGATATTGTTTGTTCTACCAACACACTTAGGATCATCAAGAGCAAATTATGCAAAGAATCTTCTGCGCGCCGTCGTCCTTGCGCAGGCAATTCCTAGATTATGTAGATTTATTCCAATGTTAATTTCTCCAACTAGATTCATATTTGAGTCAGCTTGGGCAAGTTTCTTTATAAATCTTTCTACCTTTATGCTATCTGGCCATGTTGTTGGTTCATGGTGGTACCTCTTTGGTTTACAG AGGGTTAATCAATGTCTACGAAATGCATGCAAGACAACAACATATTTTGTTGAATGTTCAAAATTCATGGATTGTGGACATGGAGGCAATGAGGAAAATCAAAATGAATCAAATTGGATTCATTGGAAGAAAAATAGCAATGCAAGTGCTTGTTTTACAGAAGATGGTTTTGAATATGGAATTTATCTTAAAGCTGTCAACCTTACTACAAAGCATAATGTGTTCACAAGATATGTATATTCATCATATTGGGGATTTCAG CAAATTAGTACTCTTGCTGGAAATTTGTCCCCAAGCTATTTTGTATGGGAAGTCCTTTTTACTATGGGCATAATTGGATTAGGACTCTTGCTTTTTGCTCTTCTCATTGGGAACATACAAAACTTTCTTCAGGCTCTTGGAAGAAG GAGGCTAGAAATGTCACTTAGACAACGTGATGTTGAGCAATGGATGAGCCATAGGCGCTTAGAAGAAAATCTAAGAAG GAGAGTGCGACAAGCGGAACGTTATAATTGGGCTGCAACTCGAGGGGTGAATGAAGAAATACTGATGGAGAATTTGCCAGAAGATCTTCAAAGGGATATCAGACGCCATCTCTTTAATTTTGTTAAGAAA GGTCGAATTTTTTCCTTGATGGATGATCCTATCTTGGATGCCATTTGTGATAGACttagacaaaaaatatatatcaaaggaAGCAAAATTTTATATGATGGTGGGTTGGTAGAGAAAGTTGTTTTTATTGTGAGAGGAAGATTGGAGAGTATTGGTGAAGATGGAAATAGAGTTCCTCTATCTGAAGGTAGTGTTTGCGGTGAAGAACTTCTCACATGGTGTCTTGAGCATCCTTTAGGAAACAAAG TTTGTGGAAAAACAAGGATTCCAAGACAAAGGTTGGTTAGCAATAGGACAGTATTGTGCTTAACAAATGTGGAGGCATTTTCACTTAAAGCAACAGACCTTGAAGAAGTTACAACCCTTTTTGCAAGATTCTTGAGGAGGCCTGCTGTTCAAGGAGCCATAAG GTATGAATCACCTTATTGGAGATGCCTTGCAGCAACACGAATCCAGGTTGCATGGAGATACAGAAAAAAACGTCTTTGTCGAGCTTACACTTCACAATCAAATAATGAACCATCAAACTAA
- the LOC101493819 gene encoding probable cyclic nucleotide-gated ion channel 20, chloroplastic isoform X1: MNFEHNMAEFEKEEMQMISDTNPKPSNEPDDSKSKNFLPRMRSVSISIPMIPIDPYERDTNLKGHTGPLRSQRKTPFIPMSGPLYVTNRGENLFGQNIMAPRSGTIENKTEKFPLCGMNEDDLQNKYAAKNEHLVRSGQLGMCNDPYCTTCPTYFKATQQRDSKTYGLFNPKKFQNALYGDAKDWARRIFAFLIPHVPRVMNPHNKLVQQWNKFFAICCLVAIFVDPLFFFLLSVNKINKCIVINTTMTTVLVLLRSMNDFIHFLNIILQFRLAYVAPESRVVGAGELVDNPKKIALHYLQTYFLFDLFVVLPLPQIMILFVLPTHLGSSRANYAKNLLRAVVLAQAIPRLCRFIPMLISPTRFIFESAWASFFINLSTFMLSGHVVGSWWYLFGLQRVNQCLRNACKTTTYFVECSKFMDCGHGGNEENQNESNWIHWKKNSNASACFTEDGFEYGIYLKAVNLTTKHNVFTRYVYSSYWGFQQISTLAGNLSPSYFVWEVLFTMGIIGLGLLLFALLIGNIQNFLQALGRRRLEMSLRQRDVEQWMSHRRLEENLRRRVRQAERYNWAATRGVNEEILMENLPEDLQRDIRRHLFNFVKKGRIFSLMDDPILDAICDRLRQKIYIKGSKILYDGGLVEKVVFIVRGRLESIGEDGNRVPLSEGSVCGEELLTWCLEHPLGNKVCGKTRIPRQRLVSNRTVLCLTNVEAFSLKATDLEEVTTLFARFLRRPAVQGAIRYESPYWRCLAATRIQVAWRYRKKRLCRAYTSQSNNEPSN, translated from the exons ATG AATTTTGAACACAACATGGCTGAGTTTGAGAAAGAGGAAATGCAAATGATATCAGATACTAATCCAAAACCATCAAATGAACCTGATGATTCTAAATCCAAGAATTTTCTACCTAGGATGCGAAGCGTATCGATTTCTATTCCGATGATTCCTATAGATCCATATGAAAGAGATACTAATCTTAAGGGACACACTGGTCCCTTAAGGAGTCAAAGAAAAACTCCATTTATTCCAATGAGTGGTCCATTATATGTTACTAATAGAGGCGAAAATCTTTTCGGGCAGAATATAATGGCGCCAAGGAGCGGCACGATCGAAAATAAGACAGAAAAGTTTCCTCTATGTGGCATGAATGAAGATGACTTGCAGAACAAGTATGCTGCTAAAAATGAACATTTGGTAAGGTCTGGTCAATTGGGAATGTGTAATGATCCTTATTGTACAACTTGTCCAACTTACTTCAAGGCTACTCAACAAAGGGATTCAAAAACTTATGGTTTATTCAATCCTAAGAAG tTTCAGAATGCTCTCTATGGAGATGCCAAGGATTGGGCTAGAAGAATTTTTGCTTTTTTGATTCCACATGTACCTAGAGTTATGAACCCTCATAATAAACTTGTACAACAATGGAATAAATTTTTTGCAATTTGTTGCTTGGTGGCAATTTTTGTGGATCCATTATTTTTCTTCCTGCTTTCTGTGAATAAG ATAAATAAATGTATTGTTATTAACACAACTATGACAACAGTGCTTGTTTTACTCAGAAGTATGAATGATTTCATACATTTCCTAAATATTATTCTTCAG TTTAGGTTGGCTTATGTGGCACCTGAGTCTAGGGTGGTTGGTGCTGGAGAGTTAGTTGACAATCCTAAGAAAATAGCTCTTCATTATCttcaaacatattttctttttgacttGTTTGTTGTACTTCCACTTCCTCAA ATAATGATATTGTTTGTTCTACCAACACACTTAGGATCATCAAGAGCAAATTATGCAAAGAATCTTCTGCGCGCCGTCGTCCTTGCGCAGGCAATTCCTAGATTATGTAGATTTATTCCAATGTTAATTTCTCCAACTAGATTCATATTTGAGTCAGCTTGGGCAAGTTTCTTTATAAATCTTTCTACCTTTATGCTATCTGGCCATGTTGTTGGTTCATGGTGGTACCTCTTTGGTTTACAG AGGGTTAATCAATGTCTACGAAATGCATGCAAGACAACAACATATTTTGTTGAATGTTCAAAATTCATGGATTGTGGACATGGAGGCAATGAGGAAAATCAAAATGAATCAAATTGGATTCATTGGAAGAAAAATAGCAATGCAAGTGCTTGTTTTACAGAAGATGGTTTTGAATATGGAATTTATCTTAAAGCTGTCAACCTTACTACAAAGCATAATGTGTTCACAAGATATGTATATTCATCATATTGGGGATTTCAG CAAATTAGTACTCTTGCTGGAAATTTGTCCCCAAGCTATTTTGTATGGGAAGTCCTTTTTACTATGGGCATAATTGGATTAGGACTCTTGCTTTTTGCTCTTCTCATTGGGAACATACAAAACTTTCTTCAGGCTCTTGGAAGAAG GAGGCTAGAAATGTCACTTAGACAACGTGATGTTGAGCAATGGATGAGCCATAGGCGCTTAGAAGAAAATCTAAGAAG GAGAGTGCGACAAGCGGAACGTTATAATTGGGCTGCAACTCGAGGGGTGAATGAAGAAATACTGATGGAGAATTTGCCAGAAGATCTTCAAAGGGATATCAGACGCCATCTCTTTAATTTTGTTAAGAAA GGTCGAATTTTTTCCTTGATGGATGATCCTATCTTGGATGCCATTTGTGATAGACttagacaaaaaatatatatcaaaggaAGCAAAATTTTATATGATGGTGGGTTGGTAGAGAAAGTTGTTTTTATTGTGAGAGGAAGATTGGAGAGTATTGGTGAAGATGGAAATAGAGTTCCTCTATCTGAAGGTAGTGTTTGCGGTGAAGAACTTCTCACATGGTGTCTTGAGCATCCTTTAGGAAACAAAG TTTGTGGAAAAACAAGGATTCCAAGACAAAGGTTGGTTAGCAATAGGACAGTATTGTGCTTAACAAATGTGGAGGCATTTTCACTTAAAGCAACAGACCTTGAAGAAGTTACAACCCTTTTTGCAAGATTCTTGAGGAGGCCTGCTGTTCAAGGAGCCATAAG GTATGAATCACCTTATTGGAGATGCCTTGCAGCAACACGAATCCAGGTTGCATGGAGATACAGAAAAAAACGTCTTTGTCGAGCTTACACTTCACAATCAAATAATGAACCATCAAACTAA